GTGGCCAAGATGAACGATATTTTGTTGAATGCAGACACGTTCCGGTTTGACGGCTCCGACCTGATGCCGGGGGCCATCGGTGCCGGTGCCTTCTGGACGGGTATGGTGGATTATGCTGGAGGAAAAGACGCGAGCGAAGTGGCCGCGGCGATCCAGTCGACCTGGGACTCCATCAAGTAATCATTCGTGAATTCTGCCCTGGCACCTTATTTGGTGCCGGGGCACACCACGTTGCACACCGAAAGACGGTGGAAGGGAGGGGGTTATGGACCAATTGCTTTTCGCGGTCTCGACCATCATTGTGGGCGTCTTCGGCTGCGTCGCCTATTTCTACTTCTCGAACATTCTACTGGACCGGATCTATCCGGCGAGCGGACCGAATGCAGGGGCCAACATCAACAAGGCCAATGCAATCCGGCCATGGTTGTTTGTGCTACCCGCCTTATTGGTCCTTGGCCTGTATCTTGTCTATCCGGTGTTCTCGACCTTCCTTCTGTCGATGCGCGACTCCCGCGGGGATTTTGTCGGCGCAGACAATTACATTTGGCTCGCAGGGGACGATAAGTTTCGCGAAAGCCTTGGAAACAACCTTTTGTGGTTGGTGATTGTGCCTGCGGCCTCAACCTTCTTCGGGTTGGTGGCGGCGGGGCTGACGGACCGCATCAAATGGGGATCGGTTGCGCAAAGCCTGATTTTCATGCCGATGGCGATCAGCTTCGTGGGCGCTTCGGTGATTTGGAAGTTCATCTATGACTATCGCGGTGAAAATCAGGGCGAGCAGATCGGCCTGCTGAACGCGATTGTCGAGGCGATGGGCGGTACAGCGCAGACGTGGATCACGGTTCCTTTCTGGAACAACATCTTTCTGATGATCATCCTGATCTGGATTCAGACCGGGTTTGCCATGGTTATCCTGTCCGCCGCGCTGAAAGGCATCAGCGAAGAGACCATCGAAGCCGCCTATCTGGACGGGGCGACCCCATTGCAGATTTTTTTCAAGATCAAGATCCCGCAGATCTGGGGCACGATTGCAGTGGTCTGGACCACCATCACCGTCACCGTCCTG
This DNA window, taken from Aliiroseovarius sp. F47248L, encodes the following:
- a CDS encoding sugar ABC transporter permease; amino-acid sequence: MDQLLFAVSTIIVGVFGCVAYFYFSNILLDRIYPASGPNAGANINKANAIRPWLFVLPALLVLGLYLVYPVFSTFLLSMRDSRGDFVGADNYIWLAGDDKFRESLGNNLLWLVIVPAASTFFGLVAAGLTDRIKWGSVAQSLIFMPMAISFVGASVIWKFIYDYRGENQGEQIGLLNAIVEAMGGTAQTWITVPFWNNIFLMIILIWIQTGFAMVILSAALKGISEETIEAAYLDGATPLQIFFKIKIPQIWGTIAVVWTTITVTVLKVFDIVFAMTNGQWGTQVLANLMYDWMFRGSPDFGRGSAIVMVIMLLVTPVMIWNISNAHKENR